Proteins encoded by one window of Lathyrus oleraceus cultivar Zhongwan6 chromosome 1, CAAS_Psat_ZW6_1.0, whole genome shotgun sequence:
- the LOC127115200 gene encoding uncharacterized protein LOC127115200, whose amino-acid sequence MDNWDTKGTFKGFSRRFLEDLVVEFEKADNWKAFNVVIALPIHGIMIFPNIENFMDQIAMEIFLSGNPIPFLLASIYYSLHDHREEKGGTLLCCAPLLHAWLMTHMKEEVPIFSKELKWSQKLGSITASNIKWYIRDWETEDIITNYGNFPNVPLWGTMGCINYNPVISLRKHNYPVNGTPETRALQPFILHDLEMSNPVMKRVRRAWLIVVREGKELGKRNTLVKEPYTKWVKERAQVIKLPYPFDPSIFPLVPEPEPILPKDVEKLNAIIKELVVENTELMIKLNRVTLENENMKNDRERKDKELEATNKRARESDERREKFGHALKGTKYVLKTKNQELDQAIHKIQELNKTVERTLEMKREARSIYEICTREFENTI is encoded by the coding sequence ATGGATAATTGGGATACCAAGGGAACTTTCAAAGGTTTCTCAAGGAGATTTCTAGAAGACTTGGTTGTGGAGTTTGAGAAGGCAGATAATTGGAAGGCTTTCAATGTTGTTATCGCCCTTCCAATTCATGGGATTATGATTTTCCCTAATATTGAAAATTTTATGGATCAGATAGCTATGGAGATTTTTCTTTCTGGTAACCCGATACCTTTCCTTCTAGCTAGCATTTATTACTCTCTTCATGATCATCGCGAGGAGAAAGGAGGCACATTGTTGTGTTGTGCTCCTCTCTTGCATGCTTGGCTTATGACACATATGAAGGAGGAAGTCCCAATTTTTTCTAAGGAGCTCAAATGGTCACAAAAGTTAGGATCTATTACCGCTAGCAACATCAAGTGGTACATTAGAGATTGGGAAACTGAAGACATCATCACCAACTATGGGAATTTCCCTAATGTTCCGTTGTGGGGAACTATGGGATGCATTAACTATAATCCTGTTATATCCCTAAGGAAGCACAATTACCCTGTGAATGGTACCCCAGAAACCAGAGCTTTGCAACCATTCATCCTGCATGACTTGGAAATGAGCAACCCGGTTATGAAAAGAGTTAGAAGAGCTTGGCTTATAGTTGTAAGAGAAGGAAAGGAATTGGGAAAGAGGAACACCCTTGTTAAGGAACCTTATACCAAATGGGTGAAAGAGAGAGCACAAGTGATCAAACTTCCATACCCTTTTGATCCTTCTATTTTTCCTTTAGTTCCTGAGCCAGAACCCATCTTGCCTAAAGATGTTGAGAAGCTTAATGCCATAATCAAAGAGCTTGTAGTAGAAAACACTGAGTTGATGATTAAGCTTAATCGAGTTACTTTGGAGAATGAGAATATGAAGAATGATCGTGAAAGGAAAGACAAAGAGCTTGAAGCCACCAATAAAAGGGCTAGAGAGTCCGATGAAAGAAGGGAAAAGTTTGGTCATGCTCTCAAAGGTACCAAATATGTGTTAAAGACTAAGAATCAAGAGTTGGATCAAGCCATACACAAGATTCAAGAGCTGAACAAGACTGTGGAGAGAACCCTAGAGATGAAGAGGGAAGCCAGGTCGATCTATGAAATATGTACTCGTGAGTTTGAAAATACTATCTAG